A genomic segment from Pseudomonas mendocina encodes:
- a CDS encoding molybdopterin oxidoreductase family protein, which yields MTKSLHYRACHLCEAICGLAIETETQPDGTLQIRSIKGDAQDSFSRGHICPKAVALQDIQNDPNRIRQPMRRIGEQWQAIGWDEAFELVAERLSAIQAEHGQSAVAVYQGNPSVHNYGLLTHSNYFLGQLKTRNRFSATSVDQLPHHLTSLLMYGHGLLIPIPDIDHTDFMLILGGNPLASNGSIMTVPDVEKRLKAIQARGGKLVVVDPRRSETAAIADQHLFVRPGSDAALLLALLNTLFEEGLTRDSHLPVEGLEQVRAAIAGFHAEAMSARCGVPAETIRQLARDFAAADKAVCYGRMGVSTQAFGTLCQWLVQLINLVTGNLDRVGGVLCTSPAVDLVASTSGGHFNRWQSRVSGLPEYGGELPVSALAEEMLTPGEGQIRALVTVAGNPVLSTPNGRQLERALDGLDFMLSVDFYINETTRYADLILPPTAPLEHDHYDTTFNVFAVRNVTRFNEAVLAKPDGALHDWEIFVGLAKAFAARNNLELKPTMAPEQMIDMGLRFGAYGDRSEHKLSLASLREHPHGLDLGPLQPNLAARLKTPSKTVQAAPEPLLADLSRFAGQEQPGAHELLLIGRRHVRSNNSWMHNYHRLVKGKPRHQLLMNPVDLASRGLADGQRVRVRSRVGSIEVEVAASDEVMAGVVSLPHGWGHARPGVRLDIAQAQPGASANDLTDERRLDVLSGNAVLNGVPVEVVAA from the coding sequence TTACCGTGCGTGCCACCTGTGCGAAGCCATCTGCGGCCTTGCCATCGAAACCGAAACCCAGCCGGATGGCACCTTGCAGATTCGCTCGATCAAGGGCGATGCCCAGGACAGCTTCAGCCGTGGCCATATCTGCCCCAAGGCGGTGGCGCTGCAGGATATCCAGAATGACCCTAATCGCATTCGCCAGCCCATGCGGCGCATCGGCGAGCAGTGGCAGGCCATCGGCTGGGATGAGGCGTTCGAGTTGGTGGCCGAGCGCCTGAGCGCGATCCAGGCCGAGCATGGACAGAGTGCGGTGGCGGTTTACCAGGGCAACCCCAGCGTGCACAACTATGGGTTGCTGACCCACAGCAACTACTTCCTTGGCCAGCTGAAAACCCGCAATCGCTTCTCGGCCACCTCGGTCGATCAGTTGCCGCACCATCTGACCAGTCTCCTGATGTATGGCCACGGCCTGCTGATCCCGATTCCCGATATCGATCACACCGACTTCATGCTGATCCTCGGCGGTAACCCGCTGGCCTCCAACGGCAGCATCATGACCGTGCCGGACGTGGAGAAGCGCCTGAAGGCCATCCAGGCTCGTGGCGGCAAGCTGGTGGTCGTCGACCCACGTCGCAGTGAAACCGCGGCCATTGCCGACCAGCACCTGTTCGTGCGGCCCGGCAGCGATGCCGCGCTGCTGCTGGCGCTGCTCAATACCCTGTTCGAGGAGGGCCTGACCCGCGACAGCCATCTGCCGGTGGAAGGGTTGGAGCAGGTGCGCGCGGCGATCGCCGGCTTCCACGCTGAGGCGATGAGCGCGCGCTGTGGCGTGCCGGCTGAGACCATTCGGCAACTGGCGCGTGATTTTGCCGCAGCCGACAAGGCCGTCTGCTATGGCCGTATGGGCGTTTCTACCCAGGCTTTCGGCACGCTGTGCCAATGGCTGGTACAGCTGATCAACCTGGTGACCGGCAATCTGGACCGCGTCGGTGGGGTGCTTTGCACTTCGCCGGCGGTCGATCTGGTGGCGAGTACTTCCGGTGGCCATTTCAACCGCTGGCAGAGCCGGGTATCCGGGCTGCCGGAATACGGCGGTGAGTTGCCAGTTTCGGCGCTGGCCGAAGAGATGCTCACCCCCGGTGAAGGGCAGATCCGCGCGCTGGTCACGGTAGCCGGCAACCCGGTGCTGTCGACACCCAACGGTCGCCAACTGGAGCGGGCGTTGGACGGCCTGGACTTCATGCTCTCGGTGGATTTCTACATCAACGAGACCACCCGTTACGCCGACCTGATCCTGCCGCCGACCGCGCCGCTGGAGCATGATCACTACGACACCACCTTCAATGTGTTCGCCGTGCGCAATGTCACCCGTTTCAACGAGGCGGTGCTGGCCAAGCCGGACGGTGCACTGCACGACTGGGAAATCTTCGTCGGTCTGGCCAAGGCCTTTGCCGCGCGCAATAACCTGGAGCTGAAGCCGACCATGGCGCCGGAACAGATGATCGACATGGGGCTGCGCTTCGGCGCCTATGGTGATCGCAGCGAGCACAAGCTCAGCCTGGCCAGCTTGCGCGAGCATCCCCACGGGCTCGATCTGGGGCCTCTGCAGCCGAACCTGGCGGCACGCCTGAAAACCCCGAGCAAGACCGTGCAGGCGGCGCCCGAACCGTTGCTGGCGGACCTGTCGCGCTTTGCCGGGCAGGAGCAGCCTGGTGCCCATGAACTGCTGCTGATCGGCCGCCGTCATGTACGCAGCAACAATTCCTGGATGCACAACTATCACCGTTTGGTGAAGGGCAAGCCGCGTCATCAGTTGCTGATGAACCCGGTGGATCTGGCCAGTCGCGGCCTGGCCGATGGGCAGCGCGTACGGGTGCGTTCGCGCGTCGGCAGTATCGAGGTGGAAGTCGCGGCCAGCGACGAGGTGATGGCCGGTGTGGTCAGTTTGCCGCATGGTTGGGGCCATGCCCGCCCGGGCGTGCGACTGGACATCGCGCAGGCCCAGCCCGGTGCCAGCGCCAATGACCTGACCGACGAACGCCGCCTCGATGTACTGTCCGGCAATGCAGTGCTTAACGGCGTGCCGGTTGAGGTGGTGGCTGCGTAA